A window of Natator depressus isolate rNatDep1 chromosome 3, rNatDep2.hap1, whole genome shotgun sequence genomic DNA:
GTTGCAAGCTTTCATGGACTATAAAATGATCATAGCAAGTGtgtgattatttattttaaatgtatactACAGAAAAGGGGCTGCCTGAATTAATCCCCGGCCCGATGCTGGGAAGGATACCAACTGAATCACACAATGAACTGAAATTTCAGCTCAAACACCAACTGAGAGCTAGCGAGAAGTACAGCATAGTCTGTAGCTAAATCGTGTTGGAGGTAGTTTGACCTCTATTCACTCTTGTCAACTAGACCTGGCTAGAATATTACAAAGGCCCCAACACTACTGTGACAGCTGTGTTGAGCTTCTGATTCTACTAAATCATGCAGTCACACACCCCAAAAACCCCTCTGTTTGGCTTTGCACCTAAACTGATCTGAACAGTGTTTCTAACCATGCTGCACAATTGGCTTGCCGTGGGGCAGTGTGGGAACAGGATTACCACATGGCAGGTCCCCCTACAATTCAAAACAAGTGAAACCATTTGTGGGTAAAAAAGGCATGCAGACTGTTACAGCAGATGGGATCGCCCTGTCTCTGACTAGAGAAAATAGCCTGTTCCATGTGCCACAGAGTGGGTGTGGCCGGCTGTGGccattcactgaggagacatcttgTGTTTTCACCTTGGTGCCTTTAAAGCCagtcagctctgcaacagactgaactgtgagggggggaaaaacctttatTAAATAGCAATCTTCCTTTTGGGGGTTCACTGTTCCTTTAAAACCAGGCACTTCTGCGACAGACTGAACTTTGAGGGGGAAACAACTTTATTAGACAGGAAAGGGAACTAGCGATCAACCTAGGCCATCattcacattttattattttgttttgtggtgTAAGCATTTACTTCCACCACTCTCTCTTGTGTTTAGCTGACTCTCTAGTCTTTCTTAACTAAAcctcttgttttattacaaggGCAGTGTGATTTTACAGGAGCCGTGGTTTAAGATAAAACGAGGGCACACAGTgcctttgggggcagaggatctgggattacCTGTGAGTAGGCAGTATCAGGAGCTGGCTATCACAGGGGCATGCTCCAAGGGGACTCAGGTGCACCTCTTGTTGACCTGCAAGGGTaagccagggctggcatagcccagaggagcaGGCTTcagtggctgacaggctggtggTGCCAGGGACTTGACACCCAGCCGTCACAGGCAAGGCTCCATCTCACTAGAGGCAGGCGGTAAGAAGGTGCCTCTCAGTTCGAGAACCATCAAAGGGTGTGCAGAGTTACCCACAAGGCCCTGGGGCAAGTTGGGGATGCAGGAATCACAGTTACCCACAAGGCCTTAGGGCAGGTTGGGAAGATCACAGCTACCTATAAGGCTTTGGGATGGAAGAGGGATTATAGCTACCCACAAGGCCCTGGGGTCAGGAATGGGGGTTCACAGCTACCCCCAAGGCCTTGGGGCGCAGGTGACAATTGCCACGGTAGCTTTGCAGAGGGGCAGCAACAGCCACTGGGTTTAATGTCTTTCCATTCTCAAGACGTGgggccagcttctcagctggCATGACCAAGGCTCGTTCCATTGACTTCCGGGTACACTCACTGAGGCTGTGGCTCCGATCCCGGCTGAGGTGGCTGTTGAGGGGCCTTGGGGGTCACTCTGATGTGCACGCTCCCCATTACTGCCCCTGTTTTGTCTGCTAAGAACACGTGCAAGGGATGACATCAGGCCTTGCTAGGGTGCGGTTGCTGATTCCatctctctgctccccagcacACGGGCAGCCCCCGACTCCATCCACCACACCCGCACAGCAGGGCATTACAGGGCAGCTCCACTTCACCCCTTGGCTCCCACACAACAAAGGGAATCAGCAGGGAGCATGTGGTGGGACCCCCTTGAATGTGTACTGTGCCTTTGTACCTCCACAGTGCCCTCCTGTTACTGAGGTGCATTTGGGTATGACAGTTCTGTATTTACGGCCCTGAGCCAGGGCCCAgtaatgtcaatgggagtctgtGTTGAGTCCTTAGTGACAGCTCAGGCaaagtccccccacccccttgccttcagtggcagttttgcctgaataatgCATGCAGGATTTGGCTTCAGCTTCTTGTGTCCTTCAAACAGAAGCTCTCAAAATTGGAGCACCTGGAGTGAGCTGAAGCTTCTCGGGTGAGTCATGGAGCTTTACCAGCTCATATTATTATGGGGCAGACCGAATACCACCTGTGTCATGGGAGGTTTCCTAAAAGGAGAGAGCCTTTTATAAAGCTGGCCTCCTTGAGCAATGTTAGAGAAAGGTGCAGCTAGAACTGGGAGTCAAGAAGGCTGTTGGTCAATTGGAGAGGTTGGGggtcagagaagaaccacaagaatgataaaggattagaaaagctGCCTGATAGTGAGACGAGGAGCTCCATCTACTTAGCTGAACAcagagaaaggggaggggaggggaggcttggTCACAGTCTATACatacctatgtggggaacaaatatttgatgatgggctCTTCAAACTAGAAAATAAAAGGGCTAACAAGATACTGTGtccagaaactgaagctagagaaattcagactggaaaaaaaaaatgtaaatttgcaacagtgagtaattaaccattagaacgaCTTGcccagggtcgtggtggattctccatcatggacAGTTTTTCAATTCAGagtggctgtttttctaaaagatcgaCTCTGGGAGTTATTTGGAGGATGTTCCATGCCTGTGTTAttcagggggtcagactagataatgaCACAGGTCattgctggccttggaatctatgtatCGAGGAACCCACATTCCCTGCCATCCTTCCCTCAGCAGGGACCATTCTTGGAGGTCTGTTGTGCTCCATAGGCACAGCCCCAGGGATCCCAGGAAATGCAGTTATGCCTGGCTGCTGTGTCGAGGGACAAGGGGGCTGTTCATGTCTTCTCCATGGAGCAGCTGGCCCACTATGACTAatggtctgtctacactgcaattaaaaacccgcagctggcttCTGCCAACTGACTCCGGCTcactgggctcagctgctgggctgtttcattgcagtgtagactttcagacttgggctgcagcctgagcttctGGGtacctcccacctcacagggtcccagagcctgggcacCAGCCCAAGCCCGGTCATCTACACAGCCCCTTAGCCAAACCCATGCAAGCTCAAGTCTTGGACGAGCTGCAGGTGGTCtaattgcagtgttgacatagCTCTAACCTCTAGGTAACTGCATTATGGGATTTGCTGCTGTTCCCATGCAACTTGCAGAACAGAATCTCCCACCAGCAAGTAAAGTGCTTAGCCATTCATGTAGATTTCATCCCACAATAGTGACACGCACATGTCTATAGGTAGCACAAATGTCTGCTTGTGAGATTGCTTATTAATAATCCCAGTCATTAATACGCACACACCATTCCAGTGCCTttcctctgaggatctcaaagcacctagGAACAATAATTAATGTAGTCTCACAACCCCCTGAAAGGTAGGGAATTGCCACCTGACTTATTTGCTTCCATTTACAGTTATTTCCTTTGGGTACTGTGGTTTCCTGTTAGGGCAAATTGCTGAGAAGGGAACACTGGCTGACACCTCTGGATGGAAGATTACAGCTTCATAAAAACAAGACTATCACGTTGCTCTCTGACCATGCAGTGAAGCCTTGgccccactgacatcactgggagcTCGGCCATTGATGTCAGGGGGGCAGGACGTCACTGCATAGGTGTAAATGGGACTGAAGGGCTGCCCAGCCCTGGTGCTGGCACTCTGCACAGGGATGGATTTCAGAACATGGAGCAGGTGCTGGAAACGGGGCCAGCTAGTCATGGAGGTGAGGGGCGTTTCACTACACAAGCGGCAGGAGATGTGTGAACTTGCTCAGAGGAACTGTAGTTCTAATCAGACCGGAATGACAGAGAAACTTAACTAAAAACAATACACAACAAAGCAGCTGTCATAAGAAAACAAAGAGACCTTTATATTTTCCAATAAGTTAGTTCATGTAACCCCTACCACAGGCATATGTGACCGTCCAGCCAGAGAGCCTTTGGACACGACCAAAAGCTGAGATGTGATACGTGGGAAAGAAGATGTCAATATTCTGTGTAGGGCTACTTGAACAAGCTTTTCCCCAAACTATACTGTTTTCAGACAGAAAATACACAATATGGTATAAAACTTCTTAAGATTTCAATATAGATTTATATAagtatcttttaaaattaaaatggagcAGAGCCAGGCTCCAAATGACCTACATTTATACTGAATTATGTTCTTAATCCAATTAAACCATTGTTTTAGGTACACAAAGTCCAGGTGTCACTGTTGTGTGTCTCTGTCACCCTGTTTCTCTCCTTGACAGCAGTCTTCAGTGGTAGTAGATGCTGAAGGCATGTAAAATATACAGCAGAGCAGTGATAAAAGCAAAGAACTGAAAGGAAAAATGGAAATAACATTACTAGGCAATGAAATTACCAATGTCCTTTTTTCAATGGATTTATGTCCTTAAAATGATCGTGCCAATCTATTAATGAATAAAATCTCAAACCCAAACCGTGGGACAGCTCCAGAGCAGAGTTGAgtgaaaatcagaattttctgtcTTTCCCGTCCCCAATTATGAGGAAAAgacaaaatatcaaaattttccatggaccTACAAGTTACAaaaaatttcaattcagaaatgttgaaacatttttgtttcgtATCCTCCTGAACAGCCACAGTGccccatgggagttgtagttcgggTGCTTTGTGCCCACACTTTCCAATGGCTAGATGACATTTTCCATGGTAAACTGTGACCCTAGGATCCTATGATACACCACTGCTGTTCGGCCAAAGGGGAGACcgcggtgcatcatgggagatgtagtctggccagggagcccagTGGGGCGAATAAGGGCATGAGGCTCccaactacaactcccatcaagCACCATGGCAGCTCAGACAGACTCAGATTAAATGTCACTCTGACATGACACTAAGTGGTTCAACTCAGTTTGACAAGCCAGACTCTTTCAATTTGGGATGACCTACCTGacctgaaatattttgctttgattttttccaacaaaacaaaaaaaactgaaaaaatttcaGCAACATTGAAACTTTCCCATGGAAATTATACAGGAAAGAGAGGTGCCTACAAGAAACGGTGGCTAATCAATACTCTAAGCATTCAACTTACTGAGGCAGCAACATTGATTTGATAGTAACGAGGAATATATTGTGCAAGCACTTCAGTCTCAGAGCGGATTGTTGCATTAGCTTGTAAGACTGCAGCGCTCATATAGAAAATTGCAGTGGCCCCATGATACAGACTATCCTGCAAAACAAGAGACAGAAGAGGAAGGTTTGTGATGTTGAAATACATATTCACAGTGCAGGTACCTCCTCATCACTTATATAACAGCGTAGCTATGGTCCTTCAGCTGTCCGATGTCTGTTTTTCAGTTCTACAAAAGTGGGAAAGGATGATGCCTGCATGACTCAAAAACATCTGGAACAATTTTTCTCAAATGTTCCACAACAACTAAATCTTCTTTGGGTTGGGACCAGGCATGTGACAGTCATGCTCAGGAGGAAAGATTTTGCAAGTCACAAGCAACTTAAGAGTTGGTTTAGAATGAAAGTGTCTCCCCAGGCTTGCAGTCCATGATGCTACGCTATTAATTGAAGCAAAACAGTATATTAATGGCACATTAAGTTTGCACAGTTAATAATCACAAAAAGAGAAGAAAGGCCCAAGTTAAGGTTCAACAGCATCATTTACTCACTTGTATATTTTATTGTATATATTTACTATACATCTGCTTATAAGCCCTACACCATCACTACACACTCTCAGAAATGAAATTACCCTTATAACATCCCTGTATGGCAGGGAAATATTATTAAACCAATTGAcagatggggagcagagagacaTACACCAGGTCACCAAGGAACTCTACAGCAGAGagaagaattgaacccagatctcctgatctCGTGCCTTAATCCCAACACCAACTTTCCCCTTGAGTTTAGTGTTTTAAAGGCAATACGTTATCTAGCAGGAAACAAGAATGGAAAATGCTGCATATGTTCAACGTAGTTGAGGGCTTGCTGCTGTAAGTGTAGATTCTGCATGTCCAACTTGAGGTAAGCAGAATAGATGGAGCATTGCGAGTTCCTACCGTTTCTGCTGCTCTTGTTTGGGCACAGAGGGAGTTTTTTTGCGAGACTGGCTTAACAGAGCACTTGCCCGTCATGTTACATTGGGATGACTCATTTTTGCAACAGTGGGAAACTGAAGTTTTCTTTTAAGCAGCAGCTTAGAATTTGCAAAGGCTCTGAAATCACAGAGTCCAGGCTATTGCTCTATTATTACCATAGTAGCATTTCAGACCCCCAGTCTTGTCACAACGCTGTCTTCAGCTGCTTTTGCTCTAGCCCTGCTCAAAAGGACCCGGCTAGAGCTTTTGTgttattttcttttctcctttccctctcccaaAACTTAAAAATGACTAAAGAGATTTTCTtcaaactcaaaaaaaaaaaaatcacctcattTCAGCCCAAATGATAAGCTACGAACATGTGAAAGTAGCTTATAATGAAAACTCTTTTGTGGCCTTAAGTACACCAAGGCGCCTCGCACCCTGTTATTAACCAACTGGTTTTTTAGCTACGAAGGAAGTACCAAGAGGTTTGAATCAAACAGAGGATTCAGGTGACCCTGGATCTACCTTATTTTCTGTATTCTAGTTGAATTGCATCAGTTTCACATGCAATGTTAGAAGAAATGTCAGAAGAACATTGCAGAATGACCTGGGACGATTCCATCTGCCGGCCCTGTTGTGTGAAAAGATTAGAAAGTGCAGAATACATGGAAAGTCCATTCTGAAGTCAACTTTCTGCTTGAGAGGGGAGACCTGAAGCTGAAAGAGCCACCACCGGCAGCAACACCCGGAATAAGGGAGTGTGTTCTTACCACTACTTTCCATGAGTTACTGTTTCTGTGAAATCCAAACAGGTAACACAACAGGAACATCAGGGAGAAGAAAAACGAACTCAGTGAGACGTACATAACCCATCCCTGCAGCATAGGGAAATACACTGTGGTGGCAGCTACGAGGATCCAGACCCAGCATCCAAATATCTGCCAAAAACAAACGAGAAACCCAATGAACCCAACTGAGAGAGTCATTTTGCTCTTGTTCATACATTGCATTTCTCAACATCCCTAGCTTGGTTGTCTCAATATTAAGAGACAATACACCCGGCCCACCAGCTCTGCACTCATTATCATTTGCCAAACTCACAATATGAATGCAAGGAATTTATCAAGTGAAAAACAGTAGAAGTTCTAGAATGCCTGCTGAGCAAAAGGAGGAATTGGAAGAGAGTCACAAAATACCGGGCACTAGCATATACTACAGAGCAAAAACTTGCAAAGGTTCCTTCCTATGCTACTTTTCCTGGCTGATATCATGCAGCCAGTATATCCCGGTAAGAGGCTGTGGagaggaattttattaagggggaAGGAAGCAAATGCCATGTAGAAACGTGGATGAAATTCATACCAAAGTACAAATGGTAATTCCACTCTCCCGCCATGCAAAGTTAGATCCTGAGATTTGCAGACCTCTCTCCGATTCAGTGAAGGGGCAATAGATGAAGGGAGATAAACGCAATGTACTGGAGGCCTTCAATCACATCCAAGGCTGGATCTTGCTCCCGTGGAAGTCAGTAGCAGTTTTGTCAGGGATTTCAAAGGTTGCTGCTGGGAGCTATGTACGTTGGAAGAGCAGATCACTTTTTTTAGGTGGCTCAATATGGACGTAGAAGCCTGTTAgatattcatattttaaaaacttgacCAGCATGCCTCGTTTCTTGAAAGCTAGATCTGGTTGGCCTCTGCCTCTAAAGTTCAGAGTACATTAGTCACAATACTTAATGCCGGACTGGAAAGTGCTTATCTACTCCATTATttcaatttattatttgtattacggtagcgGTTAAAAGCCCTAGTCACAGCCCAGACCCCCTGTAATGAAGCggaactgttcttaatgtttcctctgaatattgtgggggtgcctcagtttcccctaggcagttcttaagtatctaggtggtggggtaagggtgtatgatcattgcagagccttagagggcaggtgtgtgcaggggtctggacccaGAGAacggccgacaccctgtttcctggcaactgatggcctggcccttcccccctgcaaggtgagagctaaagggttggagaacaaaggaatcaggtgacctcctggcccgggaaagggacaaagcccagaggaggaggggctggagagagtttcagttgggggctggctggggacatggagtgaagtgcagatgtggttgtctggctcactgccccccaaaatggacccagctgtggggtcctgttctctgcacctacaagctctgttttagaccatgttcctgtcatctaataaaccttctgttttactggctggccgagagtcccatctgactgcgaagttggggtgcaggacccgcttgcttccccaggaccccgcctgaactgactcgctgtgggaagcgcacggagaggcagaggatgctgaatgctccgaggtcagacccaggaaagtggaagctgtgtgtcctgcagacagtctgctcacagaaaggagacttccccagagtcctgcctggcttcgtagggagcagttccagagcatcgcccggggactctgacacccccgttgtgctaggcactggacaaagacagaacaaggagatgGTCTGGGCTCCATGGAGCTCACAGTGATGAGGACGGGGATCCAAGAAGCTGTACAGCATAGCAAAGGCTAGAATATGGTTTAGAGACGTGGCAATGACATTTGAACGTGAGGGGAATTCAGTGTTGTTCCCAGTTATGTGATGTATTCTGCTAAACCAGGCCATTTTCAAGAGAAATCGTTTTTGCTGCAAAAGAAGGCTCTACAAACTGGAGTCTTGTGAAATTTCTTGCAAATGCCAAT
This region includes:
- the MALL gene encoding MAL-like protein gives rise to the protein MASKDPPLPVTHTEPDVPSGAKIFRTVPYAFILPELIFGCWVWILVAATTVYFPMLQGWVMYVSLSSFFFSLMFLLCYLFGFHRNSNSWKVVDSLYHGATAIFYMSAAVLQANATIRSETEVLAQYIPRYYQINVAASFFAFITALLYILHAFSIYYH